The Corticium candelabrum chromosome 18, ooCorCand1.1, whole genome shotgun sequence genome includes a region encoding these proteins:
- the LOC134193976 gene encoding transcription initiation factor TFIID subunit 5-like — protein sequence MENQRQQDLVTVLQFLERNNMKATADMLKQEASFSGEALDEQMNTSGGIASVLTRTEDLTQYTTSYTSLQTFINKSLDMYKCEMSQVLWPLFVYLYLDLMGRGCYKDAKQFYDRFSTEQDAYRDVELRSLAIVETTEHIQTVEIARMFRLKKYVVRMSREACQCLLRHLQESDQSLLLNVMNTYISVDLYDGMPRTATELQAVAGGIGGEGVTAVNKMKVFYGVRKDPELLMAAAADQEEEELGEDGKTKKKKPKKDTAGKKGKPTSSTNAPPATRVPFPDLKNHEKELKIQALRETAKKAKLDREHLPSIYFYTFLNTHGGLNCVNVSDDSAVVSTGYANSSILLRSLTPQKLKLLKPPFELDKIDLESNNLMEKLLDDSSGRDQRTLIGHSGPVYSTSFSPDRSLLVSASEDGTARLWSLHTYSNVVVYKGHNCPVWDVDFGPRGYYFATAAYDHTARLWATDNVQPLRLFIDRLLDVNSVRFHPNGNYIATASSDRTCHLWDITSGQCVRFFTGHKKEILSLDFSPDGRFLASGGADRQVLLWDIADGRLVKDLSGHRGDVHSVCFSREGEVLTSGCSGGLVKVWDGKLWQDMLKEETLEPRIDAPLDAFGVYATKSTPVRRLHFTYRNLLLGFGPYEGTKSAK from the exons ATGGAGAATCAACGACAGCAAGATCTCGTCACTGTGTTGCAATTCCTGGAGAGAAACAACATGAAG GCAACTGCTGACATGTTGAAGCAAGAAGCAAGTTTTAGTGGAGAAGCTCTGGATGAACAGATGAACACATCTGGTGGTATTGCTAGCGTGTTGACGAG aaCTGAAGATTTGACACAATACACAACATCATATACAAG TCTGCAGACGTTTATTAATAAATCTTTAGATATGTACAAG TGCGAAATGTCTCAAGTTCTTTGGcctttgtttgtatatctgtatTTGGATCTCATGGGCAGAGGATGTTATAAAGATG CCAAGCAGTTTTACGATCGCTTTTCAACTGAACAAGATGCGTATCGAGATGTGGAACTACGAAGTTTGGCTATTGTGGAGACAACAGAACATATTCAGACTGTAGAAATAGCAAGGATGTTTAG ATTAAAGAAGTATGTTGTACGGATGTCAAGAGAAGCTTGTCAATGTTTACTGAGACATCTCCAG GAAAGTGATCAAAGTTTGTTGCTCAATGTAATGAACACATACATATCCGTTGATT TGTATGATGGCATGCCAAGGACTGCAACAGAATTACAAGCTGTAGCAGGTGGTATTGGAGGGGAGGGTGTCACTGCGG TGAATAAGATGAAGGTCTTTTATGGTGTTCGTAAGGATCCTGAGCTGCTGATGGCAGCTGCTGCTGATCAGGAGGAAGAAGAACTTGGTGAAGATGGCAAGACGAAG AAAAAGAAGCCGAAGAAAGATACTGCAG GCAAGAAAGGAAAACCAACCTCTAGCACTAATGCCCCACCAGCCACTCGTGTTCCATTCCCCGACTT AAAAAATCACGAAAAAGAATTGAAAATCCAAGCTCTGCGAGAGACAGCAAAGAAAGCTAAATTAGACAGGGAACACTTGCCTTCGATTTACTTCTATACGTTTCTAAATACACATGGAGG GTTGAATTGTGTTAATGTATCTGATGATTCAGCAGTTGTGAGTACTGGGTATGCAAACTCGTCGATTCTGTTGCGATCTCTTACGCCACAAAAGCTGAAGTTGCTGAAACCGCCATTTGAGTTGGACAAAATTGATTTAGAGTCTAATAATTTAATGGAGAAGTTGCTTGATGACAG TTCTGGTCGAGATCAACGAACTCTCATTGGTCACAGCGGGCCTGTCTACTCAACAAGCTTTAGTCCAGATCGAAGTCTCTTAGTCTCAGCATCAGAGGACGGAACGG CTCGCTTGTGGAGTCTTCACACGTACAGTAATGTGGTTGTGTATAAGGGACACAACTGTCCAGTCTGGGATGTGGACTTTGGACCTCGAGGGTATTACTTTGCGACTGCCGCGTATGATCACACGGCTCGTCTCTGGGCAACCGATAACGTTCAACCATTGCGGCTGTTTATTGATCGACTGCTGGATGTAAAT AGTGTGCGTTTTCATCCAAACGGCAACTACATAGCAACCGCGTCCTCAGATCGCACTTGCCACTTGTGGGACATCACATCAGGCCAGTGCGTCCGCTTCTTTACAGGACACAAA AAGGAGATTTTATCACTCGATTTTTCACCTGACGGACGATTTCTTGCCAGCGGTG GAGCAGATCGTCAAGTGCTGTTGTGGGATATTGCCGACGGTCGTCTTGTTAAAGATCTTTCTGGTCACCGTGGTGATGTACATAGCGTCTGTTTTAGCAGGGAAGGAGAGGTTCTAACATCAG GCTGCAGTGGTGGACTGGTGAAAGTGTGGGATGGGAAATTATGGCAAGACATGTTGAAGGAGGAAACACTTGAGCCaag
- the LOC134194062 gene encoding uncharacterized protein LOC134194062 has translation MSRIIKLNIGGTIFETSSSTLLSCPDSFFGSLLSGRLSTTYDDNGAYFVDRSGEFFSPILHYLRTRQIVVPPAVSHDAVLQEAKFYSLDKMVEELNELSKKEEPQPQNVLRMNGCYVNYEDQKAYVFLDESRLLVVQSSDDDVSASLQAKVAYAIRDIPASWSDDAKCKEDFASFFTNHVQRGYYSQEGVALKIIQPGSSGAASSAIGLVSDKGSQLLVCSGTGDCFFTSFEYRLFS, from the exons ATGAGCCGTATAATCAAACTCAACATCGGTGGG ACTATATTTGAAACTTCATCATCCACTCTACTATCATGCCCAGACAGTTTCTTTGGGAGTCTACTATCAGGCCGACTGTCAACCACTTATGATGATAACGGCGCCTACTTTGTTGACA GAAGCGGGGAGTTTTTCTCACCTATTCTGCACTATCTGAGGACAAGGCAGATTGTCGTGCCACCTGCAGTGAGTCACGATGCTGTACTGCAAGAGGCAAAGTTCTACTCTCTTGATAAGATGGTGGAAGAGCTAAACGAGCTCTCAAAGAAGGAAGAGCCACAGCCACAAA ATGTGCTTCGAATGAATGGTTGTTATGTCAATTATGAAGACCAGAAGGCGTATGTGTTTCTAGATGAAAGCAGACTGTTGGTTGTTCAAAGTTCAGATGATGACGTTAGTGCATCATTGCAGGCTAAG GTAGCTTATGCAATACGAGACATTCCTGCTTCATGGTCTGATGATGCAAAATGCAAAGAAGATTTTGCTAGCTTCTTCACCAATCATGTTCAACGAGGCTACTACTCACAAGAAGGAGTG GCATTAAAGATCATTCAGCCGGGATCATCTGGGGCCGCTTCAAGTGCTATTGGACTGGTGAGTGATAAAGGATCGCAGTTGCTAGTCTGCTCAGGAACAGGAGATTGCTTCTTCACTTCATTTGAGTATCGGTTGTTTAGCTAA
- the LOC134193615 gene encoding uncharacterized protein LOC134193615, with product MRLSLALFLHAFALQLLIVRCSTSNACNLKGSSEATVCLPLQQYLQHQGDQSSSESSKHGKGQKGDPGKSGPPGKTGQKGVRGPVGPKGHSGSKGDKGDAGQSSDMLYLFMGATWLSANAVFVQTPSVRNTEQIVFRSHDQQGVLFSAVVLPSGRLSDKKNYIITLKFWYQRLTTDNDLLVGICDDIDCVGFKYRDSGDNIYALKWRKHASSCPVSSTRLNDGWADDDQEMYEMKFDVSASNTIGSTWSSVAAKPFLQRFDVVMRFSHGMSILVCRDSTTEAYSMRFFEMFVRQNNL from the exons ATGCGTCTCTCGTTGGCTCTCTTTCTCCATGCCTTTGCATTGCAGCTGCTCATCGTCAG ATGCTCAACTTCGAACGCTTGCAACTTGAAGGGCTCGAGTGAAGCAACTGTGTGCTTGCCTCTCCAGCAATATCTGCAGCATCAA GGTGATCAAAGCTCATCAGAGTCATCAAAACACGGAAAAGGACAGAAA GGCGATCCAGGCAAAAGTGGACCACCG GGAAAAACAGGACAGAAAGGAGTGAGAGGACCTGTAGGACCAAAG GGTCATTCTGGCTCTAAAGGTGACAAGGGAGATGCTGGACAATCA AGTGACATGTTGTATCTGTTTATGGGTGCGACATGGTTGAGTGCCAACGCAGTGTTTGTTCAAACGCCTTCAGTGCGGAACACTGAGCAGATTGTCTTTCGATCACATGACCAGCAGGGTGTTCTATTCAGT GCTGTTGTTCTTCCCAGTGGACGTTTATCTGACAAGAAGAACTACATCATCACTCTGAAATTTTGGTATCAAAGACTCACAACTGACAATGACCTTTTGGTCGGCATCTGTGATGATATTGATTGTGTGGGATTTAAGTATCGAGACAGTGGAGACAACATCTATGCACTCAAGTGGAGGAAACATGCAAGCAGCTGTCCAGTAAGCAGCACCAGGTTGAACGATGGATGGGCCGATGATGACCAGGAAATGTATGAGATGAAGTTTGATGTCTCAGCCTCTAATACAATTGGAAGCACATGGAGTAGTGTTGCTGCCAAACCGTTTCTGCAAAGGTTTGATGTCGTGATGAGGTTTAGTCACGGCATGTCGATACTTGTTTGTCGTGATTCTACCACTGAGGCTTACAGTATGCGTTTCTTTGAAATGTTTGTCAGACAAAACAATCTCTAG
- the LOC134194034 gene encoding NEDD8 ultimate buster 1-like isoform X1, with translation MDENDDVKTRVRSKLLADRVKLWLSPYTTQDGKKGQDPEDLAKKYSSELGQPVEVISRVLEELRIHSVNKLATRKLKTNQQISLCVTLTGGDTSENIKATHVEAQLEDLTSSLTERIAGVFHVPCERLKLISEAKMLNDRLSLAVQGVRDGSQVLAVLLSEEEAEAARRQEQQKMAEESLMKTRQAAEILATRDQDDNRYSVVITDQSGKELSLPISERKSLVTAMALHEKGRALGKRKNYVEALVVLIEADGQFKQCRSDILQAVDNYAILCLDIVWCYWCLKNLEHLPDADARLRICQTSFEKSYGSNMERLMMLRGSIGMELVLYVRLYLLQAVTAYHQGRTDVAKSLLAKTESIAARLHVNEEKLAEVIAVGFSVAEARLALRAHDNNVAVAVSYLMEKREDKKRRMEIEKKEQKQRLRQNRYGKTADGSKVKVEIVDLLTGMGYLEKTAAEALKQANNDINLALQVLQDNPHLLDLPDVQDAEFQVSDELLAEVTFMGFDPSTAMAALRHHRGNVQRCVDDLLAGWVPPDVTASVNEQSATAAQINEEEREAVESLVPDLQNDEDDYLDLTLEEELAAIQEYRLLINTNPS, from the exons ATGGACGAAAATGACGATGTGAAGACGCGCGTTCGCAGTAAACTCTTGGCAGATAGAGTGAAACTTTGGTTGTCACCATATACAACACAAGATGGCAAGAAAGGACAAGATCCTGAG GATTTAGCGAAGAAATATTCTAGTGAGCTTGGACAGCCTGTTGAAGTTATTTCCAGAGTTTTGGAAGAGTTGAGAATTCATTCAGTGAACAAACTAGCTACAAGAAAACTCAAAACGAACCAGCAAATCTCTCTTTGTGTCACTCTGACAGGAGGAGATACGAGTGAAAAC ATTAAAGCTACTCATGTTGAAGCTCAGCTGGAAGATCTGACGTCATCACTGACCGAAAG GATCGCTGGTGTATTTCATGTGCCTTGTGAGCGACTGAAACTGATCAGTGAAGCAAAGATGCTCAACGACA GGTTGTCTCTTGCTGTTCAAGGTGTTAGAGATGGCAGTCAAGTTCTTGCTGTGTTACTGAGTGAGGAAGAAGCTGAAGCAGCTCGCAGACAAGAGCAACAGAAGATGGCAGAAGAGAGTCTCATGAAGACGAGACAAGCTGCGGAGATTTTAGCAACAC GAGACCAAGATGACAACAGGTACAGCGTAGTAATAACTGATCAATCTGGGAAAGAACTTTCTTTACCAATATCTGAGAGGAAG TCATTAGTTACTGCAATGGCTTTACATGAGAAAGGGAGGGCTCTTGGGAAGAGAAAGAACTATGTGGAAGCTCTAGTGGTTTTGATTGAAGCAGATGGACAGTTTAA GCAATGTCGAAGTGATATTCTCCAAGCAGTTGATAACTATGCCATTCTCTGTCTGGACATTGTTTGGTGCTACTGGTGTCTCAAGAACTTGGAGCATCTTCCTGATGCAG ATGCACGGCTGAGAATTTGTCAGACGTCGTTTGAGAAGAGCTATGGATCAAACATGGAACGACTTATGATGTTACGG GGAAGCATCGGAATGGAGTTGGTGCTTTACGTGCGGCTTTACCTTCTTCAAGCTGTTACAGCTTATCATCAAGGAAGGACTGACGTTGCTAAATCTCTTTTGGCTAAA ACCGAGTCAATTGCTGCCAGACTTCACGTCAATGAAGAAAAGCTAGCAGAAG TCATTGCAGTTGGCTTCTCAGTTGCAGAAGCAAGACTTGCACTGCGAGCTCATGACAACAACGTTGCTGTTGCAGTATCATACCTCATGGAAAAGCGAGAG GATAAGAAGAGACGAATGGAAATTGAGAAGAAAGAACAGAAACAGCGTTTACGTCAGAATCGTTATGGGAAGACAGCAGATGGTTCGAA GGTGAAGGTTGAAATTGTTGATCTGCTAACTGGAATGGGATACTTGGAAAAGACTGCTGCAGAAGCTctaaaacaggcaaacaatgATATCAACTTGGCTCTCCag GTCTTGCAGGACAATCCTCATCTATTGGACCTTCCAGACGTGCA AGATGCAGAATTCCAAGTCTCAGATGAGCTATTGGCTGAG GTAACGTTTATGGGGTTTGATCCTTCAACTGCTATGGCAGCTTTGAGACATCATCGTGGCAACGTCCAGAGGTGTGTTGATGACCTTCTAGCTGGTTGGGTTCCTCCAGATGTGACAGCGAGTGTCAATGAACAGTCAG CCACTGCAGCCCAAATAAACGAAGAGGAGAGAGAAGCAGTAGAATCTCTTGTGCCTGACTTACAAAACGATGAAGACGATTACTTGGATCTTACACTAGAAGAAGAGCTAGCAGCTATACAAGAGTATCGTCTACTTATCAACACAAATCCTAGCTAG
- the LOC134194034 gene encoding NEDD8 ultimate buster 1-like isoform X2, which yields MLNDRLSLAVQGVRDGSQVLAVLLSEEEAEAARRQEQQKMAEESLMKTRQAAEILATRDQDDNRYSVVITDQSGKELSLPISERKSLVTAMALHEKGRALGKRKNYVEALVVLIEADGQFKQCRSDILQAVDNYAILCLDIVWCYWCLKNLEHLPDADARLRICQTSFEKSYGSNMERLMMLRGSIGMELVLYVRLYLLQAVTAYHQGRTDVAKSLLAKTESIAARLHVNEEKLAEVIAVGFSVAEARLALRAHDNNVAVAVSYLMEKREDKKRRMEIEKKEQKQRLRQNRYGKTADGSKVKVEIVDLLTGMGYLEKTAAEALKQANNDINLALQVLQDNPHLLDLPDVQDAEFQVSDELLAEVTFMGFDPSTAMAALRHHRGNVQRCVDDLLAGWVPPDVTASVNEQSATAAQINEEEREAVESLVPDLQNDEDDYLDLTLEEELAAIQEYRLLINTNPS from the exons ATGCTCAACGACA GGTTGTCTCTTGCTGTTCAAGGTGTTAGAGATGGCAGTCAAGTTCTTGCTGTGTTACTGAGTGAGGAAGAAGCTGAAGCAGCTCGCAGACAAGAGCAACAGAAGATGGCAGAAGAGAGTCTCATGAAGACGAGACAAGCTGCGGAGATTTTAGCAACAC GAGACCAAGATGACAACAGGTACAGCGTAGTAATAACTGATCAATCTGGGAAAGAACTTTCTTTACCAATATCTGAGAGGAAG TCATTAGTTACTGCAATGGCTTTACATGAGAAAGGGAGGGCTCTTGGGAAGAGAAAGAACTATGTGGAAGCTCTAGTGGTTTTGATTGAAGCAGATGGACAGTTTAA GCAATGTCGAAGTGATATTCTCCAAGCAGTTGATAACTATGCCATTCTCTGTCTGGACATTGTTTGGTGCTACTGGTGTCTCAAGAACTTGGAGCATCTTCCTGATGCAG ATGCACGGCTGAGAATTTGTCAGACGTCGTTTGAGAAGAGCTATGGATCAAACATGGAACGACTTATGATGTTACGG GGAAGCATCGGAATGGAGTTGGTGCTTTACGTGCGGCTTTACCTTCTTCAAGCTGTTACAGCTTATCATCAAGGAAGGACTGACGTTGCTAAATCTCTTTTGGCTAAA ACCGAGTCAATTGCTGCCAGACTTCACGTCAATGAAGAAAAGCTAGCAGAAG TCATTGCAGTTGGCTTCTCAGTTGCAGAAGCAAGACTTGCACTGCGAGCTCATGACAACAACGTTGCTGTTGCAGTATCATACCTCATGGAAAAGCGAGAG GATAAGAAGAGACGAATGGAAATTGAGAAGAAAGAACAGAAACAGCGTTTACGTCAGAATCGTTATGGGAAGACAGCAGATGGTTCGAA GGTGAAGGTTGAAATTGTTGATCTGCTAACTGGAATGGGATACTTGGAAAAGACTGCTGCAGAAGCTctaaaacaggcaaacaatgATATCAACTTGGCTCTCCag GTCTTGCAGGACAATCCTCATCTATTGGACCTTCCAGACGTGCA AGATGCAGAATTCCAAGTCTCAGATGAGCTATTGGCTGAG GTAACGTTTATGGGGTTTGATCCTTCAACTGCTATGGCAGCTTTGAGACATCATCGTGGCAACGTCCAGAGGTGTGTTGATGACCTTCTAGCTGGTTGGGTTCCTCCAGATGTGACAGCGAGTGTCAATGAACAGTCAG CCACTGCAGCCCAAATAAACGAAGAGGAGAGAGAAGCAGTAGAATCTCTTGTGCCTGACTTACAAAACGATGAAGACGATTACTTGGATCTTACACTAGAAGAAGAGCTAGCAGCTATACAAGAGTATCGTCTACTTATCAACACAAATCCTAGCTAG
- the LOC134194036 gene encoding uncharacterized protein LOC134194036 → MNCVVFPTVNDELNVVWSGQLRNKHLPLGEVSIRGLTPLHRSLPSEINVSSWVSRQSWELSVPDELQYMLVTYKTVGYKEKVYQSCSLASVGDGKETALMRSFAQHLASERVGVGYASFDSYTHMILIPRPVRTNRAAKSVVSTASNSHSFFHLLICYEPLLVEAIEDAVEATTASDGLDENNVEEEGTSALMEIAIESHNDYEKASQCDSHVQQDFSQYSYLYGSYMCEASYVDGLYTNGSYMDGSYMDGSCMDGSYVDDLYAGTLCVDGSNAYREMDVNLYGSRSGSYGRTEQDISFYPSTQEQDELAAVNETPANEVETPLLASLRSVLDVVKHRRTQSVDTFTFPSDGYEHFSEDDANYDGSHQPVELAESDDARSEYGEEQHTRSPSSYLSEDEEDTDARWDVTNGHPNMQLFRSCLVRPRKSDYKVNRPPRRGFASCYRSASRSSSLNLSRYMINSSTRLQPKSRSTTKHEQYT, encoded by the exons ATGAACTGTGTCGTGTTTCCTACCGTAAATGATGAGTTGAATGTAGTGTGGAGTGGACAACTACGCAACAAGCATTTGCCTTTGGGGGAGGTCAGCATCAGAGGGCTTACACCTCTTCATCGCTCGTT ACCATCAGAAATTAATGTCAGCTCTTGGGTGTCAAGGCAGTCGTGGGAATTATCTGTTCCAGATGAACTGCAGTATATGCTTGTCACGTACAAAACAG TTGGATACAAGGAGAAAGTTTATCAATCGTGTTCGCTCGCTTCAGTCGGTGATGGGAAGGAGACTGCCTTGATGAGGTCGTTTGCTCAACATCTTGCGTCGGAACGCGTTGGG GTGGGATATGCTTCATTTGATTCTTACACTCACATGATTCTCATTCCCAGGCCTGTGAGAACTAACAGAGCCGCTAAAT CCGTCGTCTCGACTGCGTCTAATAGTCATTCGTTTTTTCATCTTCTCATCTGTTATGAGCCGCTGCTGGTTGAAGCGATAGAAGATGCTGTTGAAGCGACGACAGCTAGTGATG GATTGGATGAAAATAATGTAGAAGAGGAAGGAACGAGTGCTCTTATGGAAATAGCAATTGAGAGCCACAACGATTATGAGAAAGCCAGTCAATGTGACAGTCACGTGCAGCAAGATTTCTCTCAGTATTCATATCTGTACGGTTCCTATATGTGTGAAGCTTCCTATGTAGATGGTTTATATACGAATGGTTCATATATGGATGGTTCATATATGGATGGTTCATGTATGGATGGTTCATATGTAGATGATTTGTATGCAGGTACTTTGTGTGTGGATGGTTCGAATGCATACAGAGAGATGGACGTTAACCTATATGGGTCGAGATCTGGTTCGTACGGTCGTACAGAACAAGACATCTCATTTTACCCATCAACACAGGAACAAGATGAATTAGCAGCAGTCAACGAAACTCCTGCGAACGAAGTGGAAACTCCGTTGCTCGCCAGTTTGCGTTCTGTTCTTGATGTTGTGAAACACCGGCGGACACAGAGTGTCGATACATTCACATTTCCTTCTGACGGGTATGAACACTTTAGCGAAGATGACGCAAACTACGACGGCTCTCATCAACCAGTAGAACTTGCAGAGTCAGACGATGCGAGAAGCGAATATGGTGAAGAACAACACACACGCTCGCCATCCAGCTATCTCAGTGAAGACGAGGAGGATACAGATGCGAGATGGGATGTAACGAACGGTCATCCTAACATGCAACTCTTTCGCTCTTGTCTCGTTCGACCTCGCAAGAGCGATTACAAAGTGAACCGGCCTCCTCGACGAGGTTTCGCATCTTGCTACAGATCAGCATCGAGATCGTCTTCATTGAACTTGAGCAGGTACATGATTAATTCATCTACACGCTTGCAGCCAAAGAGTCGATCTACAACAAAACATGAGCAGTACACTTGA